One genomic segment of Helianthus annuus cultivar XRQ/B chromosome 14, HanXRQr2.0-SUNRISE, whole genome shotgun sequence includes these proteins:
- the LOC110904071 gene encoding oleosin 16.4 kDa — protein MATYDRDRHPQQVQVHTVHDQRIDRFGDRSHYQNQQGPSKSKVLAVMALLPVGGALLGLAGITLVGTMIGLAVATPLFVIFSPILVPAVLMIGLAVAGFLTSGTFGLTGLSSLSYLVNSLRQITGTVPEQVDSAKRRLQDLVEYTGQKTKDVGQTIQDKAHDIGPEGAVHAGSAVGGAKEGRGTKA, from the coding sequence ATGGCTACTTACGATCGTGACCGACACCCCCAGCAGGTCCAAGTTCACACCGTCCATGACCAACGCATCGACCGGTTCGGCGACCGCTCCCACTACCAAAACCAACAAGGCCCATCAAAGAGCAAAGTGTTGGCAGTCATGGCCTTGCTGCCAGTCGGTGGAGCCCTTCTGGGGCTCGCTGGAATCACCCTTGTTGGGACCATGATCGGGCTGGCTGTTGCGACCCCGCTTTTCGTCATCTTCAGCCCGATCCTGGTCCCTGCGGTCCTGATGATAGGGCTTGCGGTGGCCGGGTTTTTAACATCCGGTACTTTCGGGCTCACCGGGCTGAGCTCGTTGTCGTATTTGGTGAATAGTTTGAGGCAGATAACCGGGACGGTGCCAGAGCAGGTCGACTCGGCGAAAAGAAGGTTGCAGGATTTGGTGGAGTATACTGGACAGAAGACTAAGGATGTGGGTCAGACTATTCAGGATAAGGCTCATGATATCGGACCGGAGGGTGCGGTTCATGCGGGCAGTGCGGTTGGTGGTGCGAAGGAAGGACGTGGTACCAAGGCTTGA